CCAAACGCACATGTAAAAAGACTGGACGATAGGTTTCACGAGCGATGCGTTCAGCTTCTTTTGCCATGCGGTAAGTGTCTAAAATGTCCAAGCCATCGCAACTTAAATAAGTTAGCCCAGCTCGGTTCGCAAAGTTGGCGTGTATCCAACCACGCGGTGTTGGCGTTGAGATCCCAATACCATTATCTTCGCAAATAAACACAATCGGCAAACGAATATTCTGATAGGCTGCCCATGCAGCTGCATTAATTGCGCCCTGCGCGGTGGAATGATTGGCCGACGCATCGCCGAAGCTGCATAGTACTACGCCGTCGTTGGCTAATTCACCTTGATGTTGTAATTTTTTTGCCAATGGAATGCTGAGTGCTGTGCCGACTGCTTTAGGTACATGTGACGCAATGGTGCTGGTTTGTGGGGGAACAAATAATGCCTTACTGCCAAGTACTTTATGGCGACCACCAGAAATAGGATCGTCTGCGGCTGCCGCGAAAGACAGCAACATGTCATATAGCGGCGTTTGTCCGGTAAGTTGTTTACTGCGTTGAATAAAAAATGCGCCACTACGGTAATGTAAAAATGCCATATCGTTTACTTTAAACGCCTTGGCGATAGCTGCATTGCCTTCATGGCCAGCACTGCCAATAGTGTAAAAGCTTTCACCTTGGCGCTGCATAACACGAGAATGCAAGTCCAGCAGTCTACTCATTAATTGCGTTTCTAATAAATCGACACACTCACTGGCCGATAAACCCAATGCGTCAGGTTGCCAACGTGAAGGGGGGGGAAGATCTCCGCTGGTAACATTAGCAATAAAATTTTCTTTAATGAGTTTATTACGATCTTGCATAGTGCATTCCTTTTAAACACGATGCGCAATTATTTTGATTATCATTTATTGCGCACGTGCTGGTGGCTGTTGGTATCAGTTAAGCAGTAAACAAATATAGCGTGCGACGATCACACGCTTTGAAAGGCTTGAATACCGGTTTGCGCACGACCCAAAATGAGTGCATGGATATCGTGCGTGCCTTCGTAAGTATTAACCGCTTCTAAATTCATCATGTGACGAATAACATGGAATTCGTCAGCGATACCGTTACCGCCATGCATGTCACGGGCAACACGTGCAATGTCGAGCGCTTTTCCGCAAGAGTTACGTTTTAATAAAGAAATCACTTCTACAGGTAGGTTTTGTTGATCCATTAAACGGCTCGCTTGTAGACAGCCTAATAAGCCTAGGCTTATTTCTGTTTGCATATCAGCCAGTTTCTTTTGTACTAGCTGGGTTGCGGCTAATGGCTTGCCAAACTGAGTACGGTCTAAACAATATTGCCTAGCGGCATGCCAGCAAAACTCTGCTGCACCTAATGCGCCCCATGCAATACCAAAACGTGCCTTGTTTAAGCAGCCGAACGGCCCTTTCAACCCTGTTACATTGGGCAAATGGTTTTCGGTTGGTACAAACACTTCATCCATCACAATTTCACCAGTGATGGAGGCACGTAACGAGAACTTGCCTTCAATTTTAGGGGCTGACAGCCCTTTCATGCCTTTATCTAGAATGAAGCCATTGATCACGCCATCAAGCTTTGCCCACACCACAAATACGTCAGCAATAGGTGAATTTGTGATCCACATTTTGCTACCGCTTAACATGTAGCCGCCGTCAACTTTTTTGGCGGTAGTTTTCATACTGGCAGGATCTGAGCCAGCGTCTGGCTCGGTTAATCCAAAACAGCCAATCCATTCGCCAGTAGCGAGTTTAGGTAAGTATTTTTCGCGCTGAGATTCTGTGCCGTATGCATAAATGGGGTGCATAACCAGTGATGACTGTACGCTCATTGCAGAGCGGTAGCCGCTGTCTACACGTTCCACTTCTCGTGCAATTAAGCCATAGCAGGCATGATTCACATCTGCGCAGCCATACTTTTCTGGTAAGGTACAACCCAGCATGCCTAGTTCGCCTAATTCGTTCATAATTTCACGGTCAAAGTGTTCATGGCGATTAGCATGTAACACTCTTGGCATTAGCCGTTCTTGACAATACTGATGTGCAGTGTCGCGGATCATGCGTTCTTCATCATTAAGTAAGGCGTTTAGATTAAGAGGATCTTGCCAATCGAATGTCACTTTTGGAGATGTTTGCTCAGTCATACAGCGCTCATTATTTAGTTCAGTTGATGGGTTTTTAAGCTAGCATAAGCGCAGTAAAGCTAAAGGTGAAATATTCTTTATCTTTAAGTAGTATAGAAAAAAGCTATAGCTAAATGTAGTAATCAGCATTCAAAACGAGGAAGGGTAATGGATCTAAAAGCGCTTAAATACTTTGTATCTGTTTATGAAAATCAAAGCTTTAGCGCTGCTGCGGTACACTGTTATATCGCTCAGCCGTCCATTTCAGCAGCCATCCAACAATTGGAGTCGAGTTTGCAGTGCCAATTGTTTACCCGCCATGCGCGCGGTGTTACGCCAACGAGCCATGGTGACTTACTTTACCAGCACGCGGTCAGCTTATTGGGGCAGTCTAAAGCCATTACCGCCTTGTTTACTGAAGCATCAAATAGTCAGCCATTTCGTTTAGGATTAGTGCGAGCGTTAGGTGTTGATAGGATGAGTAGGTTGTTGAAAGAGTTCTCGGCACGAGTGCCAGAGCTAGAACTTACATTAGTTGAACCAGAGCAGCCATGCGATGCTCGAATCATTCATCGAGATATGTGCAGCAAAGACGAGCACTTTGTGCCAATGTGGCAAGATGAATATGCCTTAGCGGTGCCGCTCTCTCATCCGTTGGCTTTACAATCTGAGGTCAATTTAAATGATTTTGACGGCCTAGCGTTTATTGAGCGCGCTGGGTGCCATGCATGGGATCGGGTATCGAAAGAATTAATTAAGCGTAATATTCGAGTAACACCGACTGCACATAT
This is a stretch of genomic DNA from Flocculibacter collagenilyticus. It encodes these proteins:
- a CDS encoding LysR family transcriptional regulator, with protein sequence MDLKALKYFVSVYENQSFSAAAVHCYIAQPSISAAIQQLESSLQCQLFTRHARGVTPTSHGDLLYQHAVSLLGQSKAITALFTEASNSQPFRLGLVRALGVDRMSRLLKEFSARVPELELTLVEPEQPCDARIIHRDMCSKDEHFVPMWQDEYALAVPLSHPLALQSEVNLNDFDGLAFIERAGCHAWDRVSKELIKRNIRVTPTAHIQTIEYAMGLVRAEVGCALVPKIKQILSYPDVVFRPVTELKLKRDIGLAYQIPSSKQKAVIGTSVDAMSTLIRLCKSRQRK
- a CDS encoding acyl-CoA dehydrogenase, producing MTEQTSPKVTFDWQDPLNLNALLNDEERMIRDTAHQYCQERLMPRVLHANRHEHFDREIMNELGELGMLGCTLPEKYGCADVNHACYGLIAREVERVDSGYRSAMSVQSSLVMHPIYAYGTESQREKYLPKLATGEWIGCFGLTEPDAGSDPASMKTTAKKVDGGYMLSGSKMWITNSPIADVFVVWAKLDGVINGFILDKGMKGLSAPKIEGKFSLRASITGEIVMDEVFVPTENHLPNVTGLKGPFGCLNKARFGIAWGALGAAEFCWHAARQYCLDRTQFGKPLAATQLVQKKLADMQTEISLGLLGCLQASRLMDQQNLPVEVISLLKRNSCGKALDIARVARDMHGGNGIADEFHVIRHMMNLEAVNTYEGTHDIHALILGRAQTGIQAFQSV